A region of Selenomonadales bacterium 4137-cl DNA encodes the following proteins:
- the ubiG gene encoding bifunctional 2-polyprenyl-6-hydroxyphenol methylase/3-demethylubiquinol 3-O-methyltransferase UbiG, which yields MPVNNGLYETRGDRWWREDAGFEFASLRYCLNPVRYGFFRRKVQEGGLSGRKVLDIGCGGGFLAEEFARDGFAVTGIDPASASVAAAREHAAANSVLIDYRVGRGEELPFAEESFDIVTCCDVLEHVEDAGRVISEAARTLRSGGFFFFETVNRTLASKLVMIKFWQEWSGLCPENAHVWEKFITPAELAALMEKNNLAAREVRGLTSRRKSAILWKLPAIKSGRLGGRELAEVFALAEGDDVSVSYMGYAIKSK from the coding sequence ATGCCGGTAAACAACGGTTTGTACGAAACGCGCGGCGACCGATGGTGGCGGGAGGATGCAGGCTTCGAGTTCGCCAGCCTCAGGTATTGTCTCAATCCGGTGCGCTACGGATTTTTCCGTCGGAAGGTACAGGAGGGAGGCCTTTCGGGGCGGAAGGTGCTGGATATCGGCTGCGGTGGAGGCTTTCTCGCCGAGGAGTTTGCCAGGGACGGTTTTGCGGTTACGGGTATCGACCCGGCGTCAGCCTCGGTGGCGGCGGCGCGCGAGCATGCCGCAGCAAACAGTGTCCTCATCGATTACCGGGTGGGACGGGGCGAGGAGTTGCCGTTTGCGGAAGAAAGCTTCGATATCGTGACCTGTTGCGATGTTCTCGAACATGTTGAAGATGCCGGAAGGGTGATTAGCGAAGCGGCGAGAACTCTCAGGAGCGGCGGCTTTTTTTTCTTTGAAACTGTCAACAGGACGCTGGCAAGCAAGCTGGTGATGATTAAGTTCTGGCAGGAGTGGAGCGGATTGTGTCCGGAGAACGCGCATGTATGGGAAAAATTCATCACTCCGGCCGAGCTTGCTGCTCTGATGGAAAAAAATAACCTGGCCGCTCGGGAGGTGCGCGGGCTTACGTCACGGCGCAAGTCGGCCATACTGTGGAAGCTGCCGGCGATAAAGAGCGGCAGGTTGGGTGGACGGGAACTGGCGGAAGTTTTTGCGCTGGCTGAAGGAGACGATGTGAGCGTGTCTTATATGGGTTATGCGATAAAGTCCAAGTAA
- a CDS encoding PspC domain-containing protein: protein MLWLIRLGAYMLSGAVIWSFLHDGTGPVAYFPGGRHLVLDPDNGMVFGVCAGLGKYTGFDTTFIRLGWVLACLYRGVGVALYLLAFLLMPL, encoded by the coding sequence ATGTTGTGGCTTATCCGCCTGGGCGCCTATATGTTGAGCGGCGCTGTTATCTGGAGTTTTCTGCACGACGGGACGGGGCCGGTCGCTTATTTTCCCGGCGGGAGGCACCTTGTTCTTGATCCCGACAATGGCATGGTTTTCGGGGTATGCGCGGGCCTGGGCAAGTATACGGGGTTTGATACGACTTTTATCCGCCTGGGCTGGGTGCTGGCCTGCCTATACCGGGGCGTTGGCGTGGCCCTGTATCTGCTGGCGTTTTTGCTGATGCCGCTGTGA
- the nrdD gene encoding anaerobic ribonucleoside-triphosphate reductase, with protein MLVNGVRVSADPALNNEEIVTLVHDEIRLWHQRNKTLGAIELTLDGESIIIRGHEKSPIRRVRRITGYLSTVDQFNDAKRAECQDREVHAG; from the coding sequence ATGTTGGTAAACGGAGTAAGAGTAAGCGCCGACCCAGCCTTGAACAACGAGGAGATCGTCACCCTCGTCCATGACGAAATCAGGCTGTGGCATCAGCGCAACAAAACCCTTGGCGCGATCGAGCTGACCCTCGACGGCGAAAGCATCATCATCCGCGGCCACGAAAAATCGCCCATCCGCCGCGTCCGCCGCATCACCGGCTACCTCAGCACCGTCGACCAATTCAACGACGCCAAACGCGCCGAATGCCAAGACCGCGAGGTACACGCCGGCTGA
- a CDS encoding ATP-binding protein, with translation MPLPALLQVVLDAIPGAALIADVGHRVVYLNKCAEALLALPRTAGTGRRLPNTPGLAWLGPLLQNQTAFKGEQASIPGRPATVLVDATPLPPGGGPGKTLVIIRETPGTCETALRTEQLESLAGIGEIAAGAIHEIRNPLTSVSGFIQLMRARAIRQADQTTTDYCTLIAEEIGHINSILSDFLSLARSRKTEFTAVDIVQLVRDVQNLIYGEAILSGVTVAVRLPGEPLLIRGNGDKIKEVLINLARNAFQAMPEGGVLTISALAVGPAVRVDVADTGQGIAGHAMADIFKPFYTTKESGTGLGLAISRRIVEDHRGEITVSSEVGKGTVFALTFPRLPSDDTFAGMQ, from the coding sequence GTGCCCCTTCCGGCCTTGCTCCAGGTTGTCCTCGACGCCATCCCGGGCGCTGCGCTAATCGCCGACGTCGGCCACCGCGTCGTCTACCTCAATAAATGCGCCGAAGCCCTGCTCGCCCTGCCCCGGACAGCAGGCACCGGCCGGCGGCTGCCCAACACCCCGGGCCTGGCCTGGCTGGGTCCGCTCCTTCAGAACCAAACCGCCTTCAAAGGCGAACAAGCCTCTATCCCCGGGCGACCGGCCACCGTCCTCGTCGACGCCACCCCGCTGCCCCCAGGTGGCGGCCCCGGCAAAACCCTCGTCATAATTCGTGAAACCCCGGGCACATGCGAAACCGCCCTCCGCACCGAACAGCTCGAAAGCCTCGCCGGCATCGGCGAAATCGCCGCCGGCGCCATCCACGAAATACGCAATCCGCTGACGTCGGTCAGCGGCTTCATCCAGCTCATGCGGGCCCGCGCCATCCGTCAGGCCGACCAGACCACGACAGACTACTGCACACTGATCGCCGAGGAAATCGGCCATATCAACAGCATCCTGTCAGACTTCCTCTCCCTCGCCAGATCGCGAAAAACCGAATTTACCGCCGTCGACATCGTCCAGCTCGTCCGCGACGTGCAAAACCTGATTTACGGCGAAGCCATTCTCTCCGGAGTAACCGTCGCGGTCCGCCTGCCCGGCGAACCGCTCCTCATCCGCGGCAACGGCGACAAAATCAAGGAAGTGCTGATAAACCTCGCCCGCAACGCCTTTCAAGCCATGCCGGAGGGCGGCGTCCTCACCATCAGCGCCCTCGCCGTCGGCCCCGCCGTGCGCGTCGACGTCGCCGACACCGGCCAGGGCATCGCCGGCCACGCCATGGCGGACATCTTCAAACCCTTCTACACCACCAAAGAAAGCGGCACCGGGCTCGGTCTGGCCATCTCGCGGCGCATCGTCGAGGACCACCGCGGAGAAATAACCGTCAGCAGCGAAGTGGGGAAAGGCACGGTCTTTGCCCTTACCTTCCCCCGCCTTCCCAGCGACGATACCTTCGCCGGCATGCAATAA
- the trmB gene encoding tRNA (guanosine(46)-N7)-methyltransferase TrmB: MRLRRKPGVAEALKQYEGLVVAACTGGGWQREFGRTAPLHVELGVGKGTFISELAAREPGINFVGIEAQPEVIFQAAKRVIARGVPNVRLLHFDANGITEIFSSGEVGRLYINFCDPWPKKRHAKRRLTSGLFLTRYRGVMAPGGELFFKTDNAELFAFSLEEFAKAGLEVRNVSFDLPADAAGNIMTEYETRFRSLGVKINRCEVVFP, translated from the coding sequence GTGCGTTTACGGAGAAAACCGGGGGTCGCCGAGGCTCTGAAGCAATACGAGGGGCTCGTGGTAGCGGCTTGTACCGGAGGCGGATGGCAGAGGGAGTTCGGGCGGACGGCCCCGCTGCATGTTGAGCTTGGGGTCGGCAAGGGTACCTTTATCAGCGAGCTGGCGGCGAGGGAGCCGGGGATAAATTTCGTCGGCATCGAGGCCCAGCCAGAGGTGATTTTTCAGGCGGCGAAGAGGGTCATCGCGCGCGGGGTGCCGAACGTTCGCCTGCTGCATTTCGACGCTAACGGGATTACGGAAATTTTTTCGTCCGGCGAGGTGGGGCGGCTGTATATCAATTTTTGCGATCCGTGGCCGAAAAAGCGCCATGCCAAGCGCCGCCTGACCAGCGGGCTTTTTCTGACGAGGTATCGGGGCGTGATGGCGCCGGGGGGCGAGTTGTTTTTTAAGACCGACAACGCCGAGTTGTTCGCTTTTTCGTTGGAGGAGTTTGCGAAGGCTGGCCTGGAGGTGCGGAACGTGTCTTTCGACTTGCCTGCCGACGCGGCCGGGAATATCATGACTGAGTACGAGACGCGGTTCAGATCGCTGGGGGTGAAGATAAACCGCTGCGAGGTGGTTTTTCCGTAG
- a CDS encoding sigma 54-interacting transcriptional regulator, translated as MIRERRSKEKLLQYYRRFVEHGTLDANVHPWVAESWQRSRAWGVPRDSLRPPVKLAKAELEERRAKHRTALTFLEGLYQEVRGHFNMYNLSLLLLDSECYALKNYALPFFQQPPGEVEGARLTERDIGTSSIAIAYEHRTPFLVFGPEMWIEDGQAGDAGSAPVFLDGKLHYILTLVSTQQADLPPGALESLLLTVKYAMEHNLAMVARLEAKHAILDAVPLAVYHVLPGGRVAYANRLGQSRLAPPVDGGDADRLPVLEEVVLNYRHTPLAKGLLGIPSYNKEVVWITPGKTYEDITTVLPLYRDGEVSGIAAISQSIEDLKVLAAHAVGYAARYSLASLTGESSVFRTMIEKAGRAARSDNHLLLQGEPGTGKQRLAHGIHQAGSRAAGPLITIRCGDIPPEVLAGELFGAEGGAAGHSPGKLELAHGGTLFIDEIEKMPPTVADRLAAVLAAGRLPERPEQQLDVRIIAACDGDLRRAAEKGRFPLSLYETVAKPVIRVPALRARRDDVPLLAAHIIQELAEQHGMDAKEMAPQAVEVLKAYEWPGNIKQLQTVVEQAFFRTQGGVITAQAIHLPGETGRSEAWKEDREAFVAAWQAARGNVSRLAGMLDVSRVTLYRYIKKYGLEKE; from the coding sequence ATGATTCGAGAGCGGCGGAGCAAAGAAAAATTGTTGCAGTATTACCGGCGGTTCGTTGAGCACGGGACGCTTGACGCCAATGTCCACCCGTGGGTGGCCGAGTCTTGGCAGCGAAGCCGCGCCTGGGGGGTTCCGCGCGATTCGCTCAGGCCGCCGGTGAAGCTGGCGAAGGCGGAGCTTGAGGAGCGCCGGGCGAAGCACCGCACCGCGCTGACTTTTTTGGAAGGCCTGTATCAGGAGGTGCGGGGGCACTTCAATATGTATAATCTCAGTCTGTTGCTGCTTGACAGCGAATGCTACGCGCTGAAGAATTATGCGCTGCCTTTTTTTCAGCAGCCGCCGGGCGAGGTGGAGGGGGCGAGGCTGACCGAGCGGGATATCGGTACGTCGAGTATCGCGATCGCCTACGAGCATAGGACGCCTTTCCTCGTTTTCGGCCCGGAGATGTGGATCGAGGACGGTCAGGCGGGGGACGCGGGGTCGGCGCCGGTTTTCCTGGACGGCAAGCTGCATTATATCCTTACGCTTGTTTCAACCCAGCAGGCCGATCTGCCGCCGGGGGCGCTGGAGTCTCTGTTGCTGACGGTGAAGTATGCGATGGAGCACAATCTGGCGATGGTGGCCCGCCTGGAGGCCAAGCACGCTATCCTTGACGCGGTGCCGCTGGCGGTTTACCATGTTCTGCCGGGCGGCCGGGTGGCTTATGCCAACAGGCTGGGCCAAAGCCGGCTCGCACCCCCGGTTGATGGCGGCGATGCGGACAGACTGCCCGTTCTGGAGGAGGTTGTGCTCAATTACCGGCATACGCCGCTGGCCAAGGGGCTGCTCGGCATCCCGTCCTATAACAAGGAAGTGGTGTGGATTACGCCGGGCAAGACGTATGAGGATATCACGACGGTGCTGCCGCTTTATCGCGACGGCGAGGTGAGCGGCATCGCGGCGATCTCGCAGTCGATCGAGGATTTGAAGGTGCTGGCTGCCCACGCGGTCGGTTACGCGGCCCGCTACAGTCTGGCAAGTCTTACGGGCGAGTCGTCGGTGTTCCGGACGATGATCGAGAAGGCCGGGCGGGCGGCCCGCAGCGATAATCACCTGTTGCTGCAGGGCGAGCCGGGGACGGGCAAGCAGCGCCTGGCCCACGGCATCCACCAGGCTGGTTCGCGGGCTGCCGGCCCGCTCATAACGATAAGGTGCGGCGATATCCCCCCCGAGGTGCTGGCAGGCGAGCTTTTCGGGGCGGAAGGCGGCGCGGCGGGACATAGCCCCGGCAAGCTGGAGCTGGCCCACGGCGGCACGCTGTTTATTGACGAGATCGAGAAGATGCCGCCGACGGTGGCGGATCGGCTGGCGGCCGTACTCGCGGCCGGGCGGTTGCCGGAGCGGCCGGAGCAGCAGCTGGATGTAAGGATTATCGCCGCCTGCGACGGCGATCTTCGGCGTGCGGCGGAGAAAGGGCGGTTTCCGCTCAGCCTGTATGAGACGGTGGCGAAGCCGGTTATCCGCGTGCCGGCGCTCAGAGCCCGGCGCGACGATGTCCCGCTGCTGGCCGCGCATATCATCCAGGAGCTGGCCGAGCAGCACGGGATGGACGCCAAGGAGATGGCGCCGCAGGCGGTGGAGGTTCTCAAGGCGTATGAGTGGCCTGGCAATATCAAGCAACTGCAGACTGTCGTCGAGCAGGCGTTCTTCCGGACTCAAGGAGGCGTGATCACGGCCCAGGCGATCCATCTGCCGGGGGAGACGGGCCGGAGCGAGGCCTGGAAGGAAGACCGCGAGGCGTTTGTGGCGGCGTGGCAGGCGGCCCGCGGCAATGTCAGCCGTCTGGCGGGGATGTTGGATGTGAGCCGGGTGACGTTGTACAGGTATATCAAGAAGTACGGTTTGGAGAAGGAGTAA
- a CDS encoding basic amino acid ABC transporter substrate-binding protein has product MRVFHKLVGFITILAFAGLLAAGCGSSPAPAAAPKSRIDEIKKKGKLVLATGNYRPFEYHDEKTNKIIGYDIDLAEMIAKKIGVPLEVREMQFTSLIPTLQNGQADLVIAAMYITDKRREVVDFADPYMDTGMVLVTMKDNTSIKSLKDLKGKTVGVKTGATSEKVAQDEKAKGTDMTIKSYKETVDYLLDMENGRLDASINDLLNQLEYNKSHPNVKIVGDPFTKASLGIAVKKGDKELLALINSTLKEMKQNGEADKLYKKWLVGAK; this is encoded by the coding sequence ATGAGGGTTTTCCACAAGCTCGTCGGATTTATTACCATTTTGGCTTTCGCCGGTCTTTTGGCCGCCGGGTGCGGCAGTTCTCCGGCTCCGGCCGCCGCTCCCAAGAGCCGTATTGACGAGATCAAGAAAAAAGGCAAACTGGTACTGGCTACGGGCAACTATCGTCCTTTCGAGTATCACGATGAGAAGACCAACAAAATTATCGGCTATGATATCGATCTGGCCGAGATGATCGCCAAGAAAATCGGCGTTCCGCTGGAAGTGCGGGAGATGCAGTTCACCAGTCTTATTCCCACCCTGCAAAACGGCCAGGCCGACCTGGTAATCGCCGCGATGTACATAACCGACAAGCGGCGGGAGGTGGTCGATTTTGCCGATCCCTACATGGATACCGGCATGGTGCTGGTGACGATGAAGGACAATACGAGCATCAAGAGTCTGAAAGACCTCAAAGGCAAGACGGTGGGCGTAAAGACGGGGGCCACCAGCGAGAAGGTAGCCCAGGACGAGAAGGCCAAGGGTACGGATATGACGATCAAGAGCTACAAAGAGACGGTTGACTATCTCCTCGACATGGAGAATGGCCGCCTGGACGCTTCCATCAACGATCTTCTGAATCAGTTGGAATACAATAAGTCCCATCCCAACGTCAAAATCGTCGGCGACCCCTTTACCAAGGCTTCTTTGGGCATCGCCGTGAAGAAGGGCGACAAGGAGCTGCTGGCTCTGATCAATTCGACGCTCAAGGAAATGAAACAGAACGGTGAAGCTGACAAGCTTTACAAGAAGTGGCTGGTAGGCGCCAAATAG
- a CDS encoding spore coat protein CotJB, whose amino-acid sequence MDCQQQMMLFKKIQEMQFVAIELHLYLDTHPCDQDALNDYNCAVEMLNKLMSEYEEEFGSLLAHGFHGRKEWNWIEGPWPWEMSY is encoded by the coding sequence ATGGATTGCCAACAGCAGATGATGCTTTTCAAGAAGATACAGGAGATGCAGTTCGTGGCTATTGAATTACACCTGTATCTCGACACCCATCCGTGTGACCAGGACGCGCTGAACGACTACAACTGCGCGGTCGAAATGCTGAACAAGCTGATGAGCGAATACGAGGAAGAGTTCGGGTCACTGCTGGCGCACGGTTTCCACGGCCGCAAGGAGTGGAACTGGATCGAGGGTCCGTGGCCGTGGGAAATGTCATATTAA
- a CDS encoding putative peptidoglycan glycosyltransferase FtsW — MRRVPVPWASPGEAVLYIVLILFAIGAINVFSASFVLAGQLLNDSLFFLKRHLVAFAVGMVGLAVAASIDYRRLIKYLPLIVLVMLALLVAVHFAGIDANGARRWLKLGIKFQPSEFAKLTALLMAAAYLGPRLEKGRPVTIFSWPVIVAGVMGFLVLRQPDMGTAVVIVGLCLILYLPSGIPKRQVYGLLFCGAMGTVYLVYAAAYRAERILAWLDPWSYEQTSGYQTVQALMAIGSGGLFGTGLGMGASKFYYLPEAHTDFAFAVLCQEMGFAGAFLVLSLFALLAWYGIKITLQARDGVGMMVAAGATFLIVGQAAGNIAMVSGLLPVTGIPLPFISFGGTSLVVNLLATGLLISVGRLGGKGAPPDETGPEKESVRLKLVNRRLGRK; from the coding sequence GTGCGCAGGGTGCCTGTTCCGTGGGCCAGCCCCGGCGAAGCGGTTTTATATATTGTGCTGATACTGTTCGCCATCGGCGCGATCAACGTGTTCAGCGCCAGCTTCGTTCTGGCCGGGCAGCTCTTGAACGACAGTTTGTTTTTTCTGAAGAGGCATCTTGTCGCCTTTGCGGTCGGAATGGTCGGCCTGGCCGTCGCCGCCAGCATCGATTACCGCCGGCTGATAAAGTATTTGCCGCTGATCGTGCTGGTTATGCTGGCGCTGCTTGTGGCGGTGCATTTCGCCGGGATCGATGCCAACGGCGCGCGGCGGTGGCTGAAGCTGGGGATTAAGTTTCAGCCGTCGGAATTCGCCAAGCTGACCGCGCTGCTGATGGCGGCCGCCTATTTAGGACCGCGCCTTGAGAAAGGCCGCCCCGTGACGATTTTTTCCTGGCCGGTAATCGTCGCCGGAGTGATGGGGTTTCTTGTTCTCCGGCAGCCGGATATGGGGACGGCGGTGGTCATTGTCGGCCTGTGCCTGATTCTTTATCTGCCAAGCGGTATACCGAAACGGCAGGTGTATGGCCTCTTGTTCTGCGGCGCGATGGGGACGGTGTATCTTGTTTACGCGGCCGCGTACCGGGCCGAGCGCATCCTGGCCTGGCTCGATCCCTGGTCTTACGAACAGACGAGCGGTTATCAGACGGTCCAGGCGCTAATGGCGATCGGGTCGGGCGGCCTTTTCGGCACCGGCCTGGGGATGGGGGCAAGCAAGTTTTATTATCTTCCCGAGGCCCACACCGACTTCGCGTTCGCGGTGTTGTGCCAGGAGATGGGTTTTGCCGGCGCTTTCCTGGTGCTGTCCCTGTTCGCGCTGCTGGCCTGGTACGGCATCAAGATCACGCTGCAGGCGCGTGACGGCGTCGGGATGATGGTGGCCGCCGGGGCGACCTTCCTCATCGTCGGCCAGGCGGCGGGCAATATCGCGATGGTATCCGGCCTGCTGCCGGTGACGGGGATTCCGCTGCCTTTTATCAGTTTCGGCGGCACTTCTCTGGTGGTCAATCTGCTGGCGACCGGCCTGCTGATAAGCGTCGGCCGCCTGGGAGGAAAGGGCGCTCCGCCGGACGAAACCGGACCGGAGAAGGAGAGCGTCCGCCTGAAACTGGTCAACCGCCGGCTGGGCAGGAAATAA
- a CDS encoding glycerol dehydrogenase, giving the protein MAQAFASPGKYIQGYNELARIGKHAASFGSSALVLCSRARLHDLQDIIADSFKNAGIQAVFEPFGGECTKQEVERLRSLVKNHQSDLIVGLGGGKAIDTAKAVAYHEKTPVVIVPTVASCDAPTSSVVIFYNEDGAFQEALLTRRNPNLVLVDTRIIANAPVRLLVAGMGDALATYFEARTCVQAHRRNLAGGTFTLASYALAELCYRTLLSDGLPAVLAVQSKVVTKALDNVIEANTLLSGIGFESNGVATAHAIYDGFTVIPGARRMYHGEWVAFGTVVQLVLENRPRQELDEVLGFCRSVGLPTTLKDLGMENIGRDQLLQVAQAATAPKESIHNEPFPVTPDDVVAAILVADALGREYRGTVDKD; this is encoded by the coding sequence ATGGCTCAGGCATTTGCGTCCCCAGGCAAATACATCCAGGGCTACAACGAACTGGCCCGCATCGGCAAACACGCCGCCAGCTTCGGAAGTTCAGCTCTCGTCCTCTGCAGCCGGGCACGGCTTCACGACCTGCAAGACATTATCGCCGACAGCTTCAAAAACGCCGGCATCCAGGCAGTCTTCGAGCCCTTCGGCGGCGAATGCACGAAACAGGAAGTCGAGCGCCTGCGCTCCCTCGTCAAAAATCACCAAAGCGACCTCATCGTCGGCCTCGGCGGCGGCAAAGCCATCGACACCGCCAAAGCCGTCGCCTACCACGAAAAAACCCCGGTCGTCATCGTCCCCACCGTCGCCTCCTGCGACGCCCCCACCAGCTCGGTCGTCATATTTTACAACGAGGACGGCGCCTTCCAGGAAGCGCTGCTAACGCGGCGCAACCCCAACCTCGTCCTCGTCGACACCCGCATCATCGCCAACGCCCCCGTCCGTCTGCTGGTGGCCGGCATGGGCGACGCCCTCGCCACCTACTTCGAGGCCCGCACCTGCGTCCAGGCCCACCGGCGCAACCTCGCCGGCGGCACCTTCACCCTCGCCTCCTACGCCCTCGCCGAGCTATGCTACCGGACCCTGCTCAGCGACGGCCTCCCCGCCGTTCTGGCCGTCCAGAGCAAAGTAGTCACCAAAGCCCTCGACAACGTTATCGAAGCCAACACCCTCCTGAGCGGCATCGGTTTCGAAAGCAACGGCGTCGCAACCGCCCACGCCATCTACGACGGCTTCACCGTCATCCCCGGCGCCCGCCGGATGTATCACGGCGAATGGGTCGCCTTCGGCACCGTCGTCCAGCTCGTCCTCGAAAACCGCCCCCGCCAGGAACTCGACGAAGTCCTGGGCTTCTGCCGCAGCGTCGGCCTGCCGACAACCCTCAAAGACCTCGGCATGGAAAACATCGGCCGCGACCAACTCCTGCAGGTCGCCCAAGCCGCCACCGCCCCGAAGGAATCGATCCACAACGAACCCTTCCCCGTCACCCCCGACGACGTCGTGGCCGCCATCCTCGTCGCCGACGCCCTCGGCCGCGAATATAGAGGCACCGTTGATAAAGACTGA
- a CDS encoding manganese catalase family protein, producing the protein MWVYEKKLEYPVKVTCPNVKLAKYIVAQYGGPNGELSASLQYLNQRYTMPTDMSKAVLTDIGTEELAHMEMIATLVYKLTKDACPQDFEEGGWGTQYALHDGALFWTDPNGVPWTAKYLHAQGDPIADLMANMGAEQRARTTYEHLIALSEDPLVNDALRFLWEREVVHFQRFGEALNHVQEWMANSKHCWTGHNMAK; encoded by the coding sequence ATGTGGGTATATGAAAAGAAGCTCGAATACCCGGTGAAGGTCACCTGTCCTAACGTTAAGCTGGCCAAGTATATCGTGGCGCAGTATGGCGGACCGAACGGGGAGTTGTCCGCATCCCTGCAGTATCTTAACCAGCGATATACGATGCCGACCGATATGTCCAAGGCGGTTCTCACCGACATCGGCACCGAGGAACTGGCGCACATGGAAATGATAGCGACTTTGGTTTACAAGCTGACAAAGGACGCCTGCCCGCAGGATTTTGAAGAGGGCGGCTGGGGAACGCAATACGCGCTTCATGACGGGGCGCTTTTCTGGACCGATCCTAACGGGGTGCCCTGGACAGCGAAATACCTGCATGCCCAAGGCGATCCGATTGCCGACCTGATGGCTAATATGGGAGCCGAGCAGCGGGCGCGTACGACGTACGAGCATCTGATCGCCCTGTCTGAGGACCCGCTTGTGAACGATGCGCTGCGCTTTTTGTGGGAGCGGGAGGTCGTGCACTTCCAGCGGTTTGGCGAGGCGCTGAATCATGTGCAGGAGTGGATGGCGAACAGCAAGCATTGCTGGACCGGGCACAATATGGCAAAGTAA
- a CDS encoding spore coat associated protein CotJA, with the protein MDKQTRPKWYEEAMMGCPPAKGMMMNDGCMAMEVTEATGDEYPIPPGMLAHAYIPWQCYTAAFSPCEALMKGTLFPELWGAYPVPK; encoded by the coding sequence TTGGATAAACAGACCAGACCCAAATGGTACGAGGAAGCGATGATGGGGTGCCCGCCGGCGAAGGGAATGATGATGAACGACGGGTGCATGGCCATGGAAGTGACCGAAGCCACGGGAGACGAGTATCCCATCCCGCCCGGGATGTTGGCTCACGCGTATATCCCCTGGCAATGCTACACAGCGGCGTTCTCGCCATGCGAGGCCTTGATGAAAGGCACTCTTTTCCCCGAACTCTGGGGCGCGTACCCTGTCCCGAAGTGA
- a CDS encoding DUF2935 domain-containing protein produces MPRPKVVNDKRQPVPPLNLEELKFWLRIMEEHAQFIKAGLPCDSIVLIGEADNFQQEFAALRVRAEQVQNQRQFTELVDATQTVVGEFYRYKRRLLQMELTCQLLGCNFALFLDHVSREAEYFLMLLSAMGSGRLLYQSAGAREVTFWLRLMADHSRFIVHRLDPSERAMVETAEGFACEFDALYLQGRDFVSMLRGSTNEVPAFRRFLQDVRVSTLKLRDFKRAVESLIAECRLVGLIPALLADHVRREADHFLLVLAILEKGTFVPYDEDGELEFAALEETAVMAAGGAVAVAAAELAQNPAVVYYDDEDEDDDEEYGGRDDEDNDGEDEEDGEREDAPLPTTPPPPEPPAKPAKVKWSGKWPRPLGAQK; encoded by the coding sequence ATGCCACGGCCGAAGGTTGTGAATGATAAACGTCAGCCGGTACCGCCGCTTAATCTTGAGGAACTGAAGTTTTGGCTGCGGATAATGGAAGAGCATGCTCAGTTCATTAAGGCGGGCCTGCCTTGCGATAGCATCGTCCTCATCGGGGAGGCCGATAATTTCCAGCAGGAGTTTGCCGCGCTGCGGGTCCGCGCTGAGCAGGTACAGAACCAGCGGCAGTTCACCGAGCTTGTCGACGCTACGCAGACGGTCGTAGGCGAATTTTACCGTTATAAGCGCCGTCTGCTGCAGATGGAACTGACGTGCCAGCTTTTGGGGTGTAATTTCGCCCTATTTCTCGACCATGTGTCGCGGGAGGCCGAATATTTTCTCATGCTGTTGTCCGCGATGGGGAGCGGACGGCTGCTTTATCAGTCGGCTGGCGCGCGGGAGGTGACTTTCTGGCTGCGGCTGATGGCAGATCATAGCCGGTTTATCGTCCACCGCCTTGACCCTTCGGAACGGGCGATGGTGGAGACGGCGGAAGGGTTCGCGTGCGAATTCGACGCTCTTTATCTGCAGGGCCGCGATTTCGTGAGCATGTTGAGGGGGTCGACAAATGAGGTGCCGGCATTCCGGCGTTTTTTGCAGGATGTTCGGGTGTCGACGCTCAAATTGAGGGATTTTAAGCGGGCGGTCGAGTCGCTGATCGCAGAGTGCCGGCTTGTGGGTCTGATTCCTGCGCTTTTGGCCGACCATGTGCGGCGGGAGGCGGACCACTTCCTGCTGGTGCTGGCTATTTTGGAGAAGGGGACTTTCGTCCCCTATGACGAGGACGGCGAGCTTGAGTTCGCGGCTCTGGAGGAAACCGCGGTTATGGCCGCCGGCGGTGCGGTCGCGGTGGCCGCCGCGGAGCTTGCCCAGAATCCGGCGGTTGTTTATTACGACGATGAAGACGAGGATGATGACGAGGAGTACGGCGGACGCGATGACGAGGATAATGACGGGGAGGATGAGGAGGACGGTGAGCGTGAAGACGCGCCGCTGCCGACTACGCCCCCGCCGCCGGAGCCGCCGGCTAAGCCGGCCAAGGTCAAGTGGAGCGGTAAGTGGCCCCGACCGCTAGGGGCGCAGAAGTAA